Proteins encoded in a region of the Azospirillum thiophilum genome:
- a CDS encoding enoyl-CoA hydratase/isomerase family protein: protein MTDFILIETRGPVGVITLNRPEVLNAWNKAMRDDLVVAFDRLEADPSIRALILTGAGDRAFGAGQDLNETKSFDADRAEEWVAEWERLYHRMRSLSKPLVVALNGIAAGSAFQVALLGDLRVGHPGVRMGQPEINSGIASTTGPWIMKEMIGLARTIDLTLTGRLMEAEECRAVGLINRLVPQDRVMEEALELAGELAAKPPVAMRLDKQRFREMTEAGFRDCLAAGVRIQREAYASGEPARMMEEFLAKRAARKTAA from the coding sequence GTGACCGACTTCATCCTCATCGAAACCCGCGGACCGGTCGGCGTCATCACGCTGAACCGTCCGGAGGTGCTGAACGCCTGGAACAAGGCGATGCGCGACGATCTGGTCGTCGCCTTCGACCGGCTGGAGGCCGATCCCTCCATCCGCGCCCTCATCCTGACGGGTGCCGGCGACCGTGCCTTCGGCGCCGGGCAGGATCTCAACGAAACCAAGAGCTTCGATGCCGACCGCGCCGAGGAATGGGTGGCGGAGTGGGAGCGGCTCTATCACCGCATGCGCAGCCTGTCGAAGCCACTGGTGGTGGCGCTGAACGGCATCGCCGCCGGCTCGGCCTTCCAGGTGGCGCTGCTGGGCGACCTGCGCGTCGGCCATCCCGGCGTGCGCATGGGCCAGCCGGAGATCAATTCCGGCATCGCCAGCACCACCGGCCCATGGATCATGAAGGAGATGATCGGGCTGGCCCGCACCATCGACCTGACCCTGACCGGCCGGCTGATGGAGGCCGAGGAATGCCGCGCCGTCGGCCTGATCAACCGCCTCGTCCCGCAGGACCGCGTGATGGAAGAGGCGCTCGAGCTGGCCGGCGAGCTGGCCGCCAAGCCGCCGGTCGCCATGCGCCTCGACAAGCAGCGCTTCCGCGAGATGACCGAGGCCGGGTTCCGCGACTGTCTGGCCGCCGGCGTGCGCATCCAGCGCGAGGCCTACGCGTCGGGCGAACCGGCGCGGATGATGGAGGAGTTTCTGGCCAAGCGCGCCGCGCGCAAGACGGCGGCCTGA
- a CDS encoding AMP-binding protein, protein MSDFDTGFAGLLTQAARTDGERPFARYNGTPLTVGTLDRQSDSMAAELRRMGLVPGDRVALMLRNSPAVLSTLFGLAKAGLVWVPINAQQRGDGLRYILEHSDPAAVLADADLVPVIADCGADLSGKPLVVAGADTSAASLRLEPMLECGTRLEGALPGPDDLFAIMYTSGTTGRPKGAQVTHRMMRLAGEAVARVSTARDGDVLFVWEPLYHIGGAQMIVLPLIRDVSLAMVDRFSASRFWDQVRAYGATHIHYLGGILQILLKQPPSPQDHDHPVRIAWGGGCPKETWTPFEERFGVQIRECYGMTEASSITTCNDEGSVGAVGRPMPWFTVDLLDGSGAPVPHGARGEIVVRTTLPGALFAGYFRNPEATARTLRDGALHTGDLGSLLPDGTLLFHGRMTDSMRCKGENVSAWEIEHIAATHPAIEDCAVIGVKAEIGEQDIKLFVKPKTGATVDVPALSDWLGRQLAPYQNPRYIALVEEFERTPSQRIMKHRLSAATNDSWDRQAVG, encoded by the coding sequence ATGTCCGATTTCGACACCGGGTTCGCCGGCCTGCTGACCCAGGCCGCGCGGACCGACGGCGAGCGTCCGTTCGCCCGCTACAACGGCACCCCGCTGACCGTCGGCACGCTCGACCGCCAGTCCGACAGCATGGCGGCGGAACTCCGGCGGATGGGGCTGGTCCCCGGCGACCGCGTGGCGCTGATGCTGCGCAACAGCCCGGCGGTGCTGTCCACCCTGTTCGGCCTCGCCAAGGCCGGGCTGGTGTGGGTCCCGATCAACGCCCAGCAGCGCGGCGACGGGTTGCGCTACATCCTGGAGCATTCCGATCCCGCCGCCGTGCTGGCCGACGCCGACCTCGTCCCGGTCATCGCCGACTGCGGCGCCGACCTGTCGGGCAAGCCGCTGGTGGTGGCCGGCGCCGACACCTCCGCAGCCTCCCTGCGGCTGGAGCCGATGCTGGAGTGCGGCACCCGCCTCGAGGGGGCGCTTCCCGGCCCCGACGACCTGTTCGCCATCATGTACACGTCGGGCACCACCGGCCGGCCGAAGGGCGCACAGGTCACCCACCGCATGATGCGGCTGGCGGGCGAGGCGGTCGCCCGCGTGTCCACTGCCCGCGACGGCGACGTGCTGTTCGTGTGGGAGCCGCTCTATCACATCGGCGGCGCACAGATGATCGTGCTGCCGCTGATCCGCGACGTGTCGCTGGCGATGGTCGACCGCTTCAGCGCCAGCCGCTTCTGGGATCAGGTGCGCGCGTATGGCGCCACCCACATCCATTACCTGGGCGGCATCCTGCAAATCCTGCTGAAACAGCCACCGAGCCCGCAAGACCATGACCATCCGGTGCGCATCGCCTGGGGCGGCGGCTGCCCGAAGGAGACCTGGACACCGTTCGAGGAGCGGTTCGGCGTGCAGATCCGCGAATGCTACGGCATGACCGAGGCATCGAGCATCACCACCTGCAACGACGAGGGCTCGGTCGGCGCGGTCGGCCGGCCGATGCCCTGGTTCACCGTGGATCTGCTGGACGGGAGCGGCGCCCCGGTTCCCCACGGCGCCCGCGGCGAGATCGTGGTGCGCACCACCCTGCCCGGCGCCCTGTTCGCCGGCTATTTCCGCAATCCGGAGGCGACGGCGCGGACGCTGCGCGACGGTGCCCTGCACACCGGCGACCTGGGCTCCCTGCTGCCGGACGGCACGCTGCTGTTCCACGGCCGGATGACCGACAGCATGCGCTGCAAGGGCGAGAACGTCTCCGCCTGGGAGATCGAGCACATCGCCGCCACCCATCCCGCCATCGAGGATTGCGCCGTCATCGGCGTGAAGGCGGAGATCGGCGAGCAGGACATCAAGCTGTTCGTCAAGCCCAAGACGGGGGCGACGGTGGATGTCCCCGCTCTCTCCGATTGGCTCGGCCGCCAGCTCGCCCCCTATCAGAACCCCCGCTACATCGCGCTGGTCGAGGAGTTCGAACGCACGCCGAGCCAGCGCATCATGAAGCACCGCCTGTCCGCGGCCACGAACGACAGCTGGGACCGGCAGGCAGTGGGATGA
- a CDS encoding ABC transporter permease subunit yields MSAVLLHGSAEGGLRQRLRFGPLWLAAPGIAFLAIFFLYPVLRLLGLSIQDADTGAWTGEHYARIVDTGVYFRVLMGTFRIAGLTALFSLLLGYPLAYWLAQLPERRRGTMILAVMVPFWTSYLVKTFAWMVILGRTGVIGGILSAGGLPAPEMLHNEFGVMVGMVHAMLPLAVLTMLPVMTGIDRRLVQAAETLGAAPGHAFWLVYFQLSLPGVAAAGLLTFISSLGFFIVPALLGGPQQTMLAQLIITQIQEMLNWAFAGALATFMLAAALVTCWVYDRIFGLSTLSGEGARRGKGGGAMRRAGQRILSAMAALTAAAARATAPVLGERGRDRLPALYSALVLVFLVAPAIVVVPIAFTSSPFLDFPPPGYSLKWFEVYFGSDLWLGATLRSFGVAFATAVVATLVAGLAALALARSTSRWRGTIFALFLAPMIVPRIVIAVGLFYLFAQIGLVATDLGLVIGHTVLALPFAFVAIAAVVKGHDWRLDQAAATLGANRVQTLLRVTVPLIRGGLVAAFLFAFITSFDELTVAIFVSGGVKTTLPKQMWDDMILQLNPTLAAVSVVVFVIVMALLLIAERLRRSGR; encoded by the coding sequence ATGAGCGCCGTCCTCCTGCACGGCTCCGCCGAGGGCGGCCTAAGGCAGCGGCTGCGCTTCGGCCCGCTGTGGCTGGCGGCGCCCGGCATCGCCTTCCTCGCCATCTTCTTCCTCTATCCGGTCCTGCGGCTGCTGGGGCTCAGCATCCAGGATGCCGACACCGGCGCGTGGACGGGGGAGCATTACGCCCGCATCGTCGACACCGGCGTCTATTTCCGCGTGCTGATGGGCACCTTCCGCATCGCCGGGCTGACGGCGCTGTTCTCCCTGCTGCTGGGCTATCCGCTCGCCTACTGGCTGGCGCAGTTGCCGGAGCGCCGGCGCGGCACCATGATCCTGGCGGTGATGGTGCCGTTCTGGACCAGCTATCTGGTGAAGACCTTCGCCTGGATGGTGATCCTGGGGCGCACCGGCGTCATCGGCGGCATCCTGTCGGCCGGCGGCCTGCCGGCGCCGGAGATGCTGCACAACGAGTTCGGCGTGATGGTCGGCATGGTCCACGCCATGCTGCCGCTGGCGGTGCTGACCATGCTGCCGGTGATGACCGGCATCGACCGCCGGCTGGTGCAGGCGGCGGAAACGCTGGGGGCCGCCCCCGGGCATGCCTTCTGGCTGGTCTATTTCCAGCTGTCGCTGCCCGGCGTCGCCGCGGCGGGGCTGCTGACCTTCATCTCGTCGCTAGGCTTCTTCATCGTTCCGGCCCTGCTGGGCGGGCCGCAGCAGACCATGCTGGCCCAGCTCATCATCACCCAGATCCAGGAGATGCTGAACTGGGCCTTCGCCGGGGCGCTCGCCACCTTCATGCTGGCGGCGGCGCTGGTCACCTGCTGGGTCTACGACCGCATCTTCGGCCTGTCGACCCTGTCGGGCGAGGGGGCGCGGCGCGGCAAGGGCGGCGGCGCCATGCGCAGGGCCGGCCAGCGCATCCTGTCGGCGATGGCGGCACTGACCGCCGCGGCGGCGCGGGCGACGGCGCCGGTGCTGGGCGAGCGGGGCCGCGACCGGCTGCCGGCGCTCTATTCGGCGCTGGTGCTGGTCTTCCTGGTGGCGCCGGCCATCGTGGTGGTGCCGATCGCCTTCACCAGTTCGCCCTTCCTCGATTTCCCGCCGCCGGGCTACAGCCTGAAATGGTTCGAGGTCTATTTCGGCTCGGACCTGTGGCTGGGGGCCACGCTGCGCTCCTTCGGCGTCGCCTTCGCCACCGCCGTCGTGGCGACGCTGGTCGCTGGACTGGCCGCCCTGGCGCTGGCCCGGTCCACCTCGCGCTGGCGCGGCACCATCTTCGCCCTGTTCCTGGCGCCGATGATCGTCCCGCGCATCGTCATCGCCGTCGGGCTGTTCTACCTGTTCGCCCAAATCGGGCTGGTCGCCACCGACCTCGGCCTCGTCATCGGCCATACGGTGCTGGCCCTGCCCTTCGCCTTCGTCGCCATCGCCGCCGTGGTCAAGGGCCATGACTGGCGCCTGGACCAGGCGGCGGCGACGCTCGGCGCCAACCGGGTCCAGACGCTGCTGCGGGTAACGGTGCCGCTGATCCGCGGCGGTCTGGTGGCCGCCTTCCTGTTCGCCTTCATCACCTCCTTCGACGAGCTGACGGTGGCCATCTTCGTCAGCGGTGGGGTGAAGACCACGCTGCCCAAGCAGATGTGGGACGACATGATCCTGCAGTTGAACCCGACCCTGGCCGCGGTGTCGGTCGTCGTCTTCGTCATCGTCATGGCGCTCCTGCTGATCGCCGAACGGCTACGCCGGTCCGGCCGCTGA
- the prpR gene encoding propionate catabolism operon regulatory protein PrpR produces the protein MPALLGHRHNGRLRLCFLSYRHLTNLARSVLDEYAKKAEIEVIDQAYEAALAVAREREASGTVDAFVSAGANASYLRSTLKSPVATINVGGYDILLALLRARERSNRVGIVMHRRTIPELDAIKGLLRTEVEQGAYETPDEAVACVKGMAERGFPVIIGSSVVVEATERLGMEGILAYSVAGVRQGLDDALELARIARLENARYGQLNGVLQNVQEAVLAVDPDDRVTAVNPAMEALLGIPPNAVLGRIAAEVEPDLSLRGVLASGEAVKGSVLRFRSRDWIANRIPIREHGQITGAMITVYDARTISEADVSLRSQTRRRSNRTTRYALADIGGGSPAIERARATARRFAASDLTVLISGESGTGKELFAQAIHNLGSRAGRPFVAINCSAFPDTLLESELFGHEEGAFTGSRKGGKVGLFEAAHTGTLFLDEIGDMPLPLQTRLLRVLQEREIVRLGSVVPIPVDLRVIAATHQPLEELVAQRSFRADLLYRLNTLRLRLPPLRDRVEDVTTLAEGFVAACLERAQADMAPSAVVGPLGPWFTAYGWPGNVRELENICERLTMLVLQFGGVAAIPPDILRYDCPELFPEPPGLGEAGAAAHDGDDPRAAIESALSHSSGNRAEAARLLGISRATLWRRMRQLGIDPPAGAGSR, from the coding sequence ATGCCCGCATTGCTGGGCCATCGGCACAACGGCCGCCTGCGCCTCTGCTTTCTCAGCTACCGCCATCTGACCAATCTGGCCCGCAGCGTGCTGGACGAATATGCCAAGAAGGCCGAGATCGAGGTTATCGACCAGGCCTACGAGGCGGCGCTCGCCGTGGCGCGCGAACGCGAGGCGTCGGGCACGGTGGATGCCTTCGTCAGCGCCGGCGCCAATGCCAGCTATCTGCGCAGCACCCTGAAATCGCCGGTCGCCACCATCAATGTCGGCGGCTACGACATCCTGCTGGCGCTGCTGCGGGCGCGGGAGCGCTCCAACCGCGTCGGCATCGTCATGCACCGCCGCACCATCCCGGAACTGGATGCGATCAAGGGCTTGCTGCGCACCGAGGTGGAACAGGGCGCCTACGAAACGCCGGACGAGGCGGTAGCCTGCGTCAAGGGCATGGCAGAGCGCGGCTTTCCCGTCATCATCGGGTCGAGCGTGGTGGTGGAGGCGACCGAACGGCTGGGGATGGAGGGCATCCTGGCCTATTCGGTGGCGGGCGTGCGCCAGGGGCTCGACGACGCCTTGGAACTGGCCCGCATCGCCCGGCTGGAGAACGCCCGCTACGGCCAGTTGAACGGGGTGCTGCAGAATGTGCAGGAAGCGGTCCTGGCGGTCGATCCCGACGACCGGGTGACGGCGGTCAACCCGGCGATGGAGGCCCTGCTGGGAATCCCGCCCAACGCCGTTCTGGGCCGCATCGCGGCGGAGGTGGAGCCGGATTTGTCGCTGCGCGGCGTGCTGGCCAGCGGCGAGGCGGTCAAGGGCAGCGTCCTGCGCTTCCGCAGCCGCGACTGGATCGCCAACCGCATCCCGATCCGCGAGCATGGCCAGATCACCGGGGCCATGATCACCGTCTACGACGCCCGCACCATCAGCGAGGCCGACGTCAGCCTGCGCTCGCAGACGCGGCGGCGCTCCAACCGGACGACCCGCTACGCGCTGGCCGACATCGGGGGCGGCAGCCCCGCCATCGAACGGGCACGCGCCACCGCGCGACGCTTCGCCGCAAGCGACCTGACCGTGCTGATCTCCGGCGAGAGCGGCACCGGCAAGGAGCTGTTCGCCCAGGCCATCCACAATCTCGGTTCGCGCGCCGGCCGGCCCTTCGTCGCGATCAACTGCTCGGCCTTTCCCGACACCCTGCTGGAAAGCGAGCTGTTCGGGCATGAGGAAGGCGCCTTCACCGGTTCGCGCAAGGGCGGCAAGGTCGGACTGTTCGAGGCGGCACACACCGGCACGCTGTTCCTGGACGAGATCGGCGACATGCCGCTGCCGCTGCAGACCCGGCTGCTGCGCGTCCTCCAGGAACGCGAGATCGTGCGGCTCGGCAGCGTGGTGCCGATCCCGGTCGACCTGCGCGTGATCGCAGCCACCCATCAGCCGCTGGAGGAGCTGGTTGCACAGCGCAGCTTCCGCGCCGACCTGCTCTACCGGCTGAACACGCTGCGCCTGCGCCTGCCGCCGCTGCGCGACCGGGTGGAGGATGTCACGACTCTGGCCGAGGGCTTCGTCGCCGCCTGCCTGGAGCGGGCGCAGGCGGACATGGCGCCGTCGGCGGTGGTCGGCCCGCTGGGGCCCTGGTTCACCGCCTATGGCTGGCCCGGCAATGTCCGCGAGTTGGAGAACATCTGCGAGCGGCTGACCATGCTGGTGCTGCAGTTCGGCGGCGTCGCCGCCATTCCGCCCGACATCCTGCGGTACGACTGCCCGGAACTGTTCCCCGAACCGCCCGGCCTGGGAGAGGCCGGGGCGGCAGCGCATGACGGCGACGACCCGCGCGCCGCCATCGAAAGCGCTCTGTCGCACAGCAGCGGCAACCGTGCCGAGGCGGCGCGGCTGCTGGGCATCAGCCGGGCGACGCTGTGGCGGCGCATGCGGCAGCTGGGCATCGATCCGCCTGCCGGCGCCGGGAGCCGCTGA
- a CDS encoding IclR family transcriptional regulator — MAPRRSTASASKAGLPADTAAAVENASADTAGAEGRATDPLMVMSVDKAFRVLHAFDSSRPSMSLTQVAAAVGMDKSAAQRFTYTLEKLGYLRKDPVTKRFELTVRTLDLAHHYLRSNAMLERAMPYLMHLSKTTEETINLTVMDGTEIVFVSRFMSRHVLNTDVIVGTRMPAFCTAPGVAILSRLPAAEAAALVDRMDLQDFTPHTTWRREDLLAKIAKSAVRGYATAFEEFYHGDLSVAAAITGPGGVPVGALNIAVSRARFTPEEMEERFAPLVVAAAGSVSQR; from the coding sequence ATGGCACCGCGCCGCTCCACCGCCTCCGCGTCCAAGGCCGGGCTTCCGGCCGACACCGCCGCCGCTGTCGAAAACGCATCGGCCGACACCGCTGGCGCCGAAGGCCGGGCTACCGACCCGCTGATGGTGATGTCGGTGGACAAGGCGTTCCGCGTGCTGCACGCCTTCGATTCCTCCCGCCCGTCCATGAGCCTGACCCAGGTCGCCGCCGCCGTCGGCATGGACAAGAGCGCGGCGCAGCGCTTCACCTACACGTTGGAGAAGCTGGGCTACCTGCGGAAGGATCCGGTGACCAAGCGGTTCGAGCTGACCGTCCGCACGCTGGATCTCGCGCACCACTATCTTCGCAGCAACGCGATGCTGGAGCGCGCGATGCCGTACCTGATGCATCTCAGCAAGACGACCGAGGAGACGATCAACCTGACCGTGATGGACGGGACGGAGATCGTCTTCGTGTCGCGCTTCATGAGCCGTCATGTGCTGAACACCGACGTCATCGTCGGCACGCGGATGCCGGCCTTCTGCACCGCCCCCGGCGTCGCCATCCTGTCGCGCCTGCCGGCGGCGGAGGCGGCGGCGCTGGTCGACAGGATGGATTTGCAGGACTTCACCCCGCACACCACCTGGCGGCGCGAGGATTTGCTGGCGAAGATCGCCAAGTCGGCGGTGCGCGGCTATGCCACCGCGTTCGAGGAGTTCTATCACGGCGACCTGTCGGTCGCCGCCGCCATCACCGGGCCGGGCGGCGTGCCGGTGGGCGCGCTGAACATCGCCGTCTCCCGCGCGCGCTTCACCCCGGAGGAGATGGAGGAGCGCTTCGCCCCGCTGGTGGTGGCCGCCGCCGGATCGGTCTCGCAGCGCTGA
- a CDS encoding CaiB/BaiF CoA transferase family protein: MAPLKGIRLIDLTHMLSGPYGTMLLTDLGAETIKVEPPGRGEGTRQLLAGDPDYSRHGMGAYFLTLNRGKRSVCIDLKSEEGRAVFLDLVRKSDVVFDNFSAGVTERLGIDFAALSAVNPRIITCSVTGFGSDGPDPHRPAFDQVVQAMGGGMSITGLPDGPPLRSGIPIGDLAGGLFGAMGVLAALNERAQTGVGRHVDVSMLDAQISLLNYMGTMHLMSGHVPERLGNGHFVHVPYNAFRTADGYIIIACIGDAFFERLLPVIRRPELEAPEYRLQPGRYADKARIERIVEEELVKDTAANWLTRLREARVPCGPVYDFAQALSDPQVVARDMVVDLPLSQGGSVRVPGNPIKFSGAGPDSFAPPPELGRDTDAVLGSLLGYGPDRIGDLRRAGRVG; encoded by the coding sequence ATGGCACCACTGAAGGGCATCCGGTTGATCGACCTGACTCACATGCTGTCCGGTCCATACGGCACCATGCTGTTGACCGACCTCGGCGCCGAGACGATCAAGGTCGAGCCTCCCGGCCGGGGCGAGGGCACGCGGCAATTGCTGGCGGGCGATCCCGATTATTCGCGTCACGGCATGGGCGCCTATTTCCTCACCCTCAACCGCGGCAAGCGCAGCGTCTGCATCGATTTGAAGAGCGAGGAGGGACGCGCGGTCTTCCTGGATCTCGTCCGCAAGAGCGACGTGGTCTTCGACAATTTCAGCGCCGGGGTGACGGAGCGGCTCGGTATCGACTTCGCCGCGCTGTCGGCGGTCAATCCCCGGATCATCACCTGTTCGGTCACCGGCTTCGGCAGCGACGGTCCCGATCCGCACCGACCCGCCTTCGATCAGGTCGTGCAGGCGATGGGCGGCGGGATGAGCATCACCGGACTGCCCGACGGGCCGCCGCTGCGCTCCGGCATTCCGATCGGTGATCTGGCCGGCGGCCTCTTCGGCGCCATGGGCGTGCTCGCCGCGTTGAACGAGCGGGCACAGACGGGGGTGGGGCGTCATGTCGACGTGTCGATGCTGGACGCCCAGATCTCGCTGCTGAACTACATGGGCACGATGCACCTGATGTCGGGCCATGTCCCGGAACGGCTGGGCAACGGGCATTTCGTCCATGTCCCCTACAACGCGTTCCGGACCGCCGACGGCTACATCATCATCGCCTGCATCGGCGACGCCTTCTTCGAGCGCCTGCTGCCGGTGATCCGGCGACCCGAACTGGAGGCGCCCGAATACCGCCTCCAGCCCGGCCGCTATGCCGACAAGGCGCGGATCGAGCGGATCGTGGAAGAGGAGCTGGTCAAGGACACCGCCGCCAACTGGCTGACGCGGCTGCGCGAGGCGCGGGTTCCCTGCGGCCCGGTCTATGACTTCGCCCAGGCGCTGTCGGATCCGCAGGTGGTCGCCCGTGACATGGTCGTCGACCTGCCGCTGTCGCAGGGCGGGTCGGTGCGGGTGCCGGGCAACCCGATCAAGTTTTCCGGCGCCGGCCCCGACAGCTTCGCGCCACCGCCCGAACTTGGCCGCGACACCGACGCGGTGCTGGGCTCGCTCCTGGGCTATGGGCCGGACCGCATCGGCGACCTGCGCCGCGCCGGACGGGTGGGGTGA
- a CDS encoding ABC transporter substrate-binding protein → MGKTDDFAIDRRSLLATTLTGAAGTALAAALPAALTAGTSRPAMAQTTQITVADPGGPYSPAFRKAFYDPFEKATGIKVVNVAREAEPTAQFKAIVETKSYSWDVCTLTLSARDILARQNLLEPLDFAAADAPGLMPEALTGQWMGTDVYSTILAYRTDKFPSNPPQSWADFWNVEKFPGRRSLRKNPIDTLEQALLADGVPLEALYPLDVERAYKSLERIRPHIAAWWTGGAQSTQLIQSGEVDMIALWNARAQAAIDGGAPVKISWNQGLYSIEGWGIPRGNPRADAARKFIKFCADPQRQAIFTEVLAYGPTNLKAYDSIPKERAPALPTFPGNLKGMTIAREDWWGANRSKMSERFNAWILG, encoded by the coding sequence ATGGGAAAGACCGACGATTTCGCCATCGACCGCCGCAGCCTGCTCGCCACCACGCTGACGGGCGCCGCCGGCACCGCGCTGGCCGCCGCCCTGCCGGCCGCGCTGACCGCCGGGACGAGCCGGCCGGCGATGGCGCAGACGACGCAGATCACCGTGGCCGATCCGGGCGGCCCCTACAGCCCGGCCTTCCGCAAGGCGTTCTACGATCCGTTCGAGAAGGCGACCGGCATCAAGGTCGTCAACGTCGCCCGCGAGGCCGAGCCGACCGCCCAGTTCAAGGCGATCGTCGAGACCAAGTCCTACAGCTGGGACGTCTGCACGCTGACCCTGTCGGCCCGCGACATCCTGGCCCGCCAGAATCTGCTGGAGCCGCTGGACTTCGCCGCCGCCGACGCGCCCGGCCTGATGCCGGAGGCGCTGACCGGCCAGTGGATGGGCACCGACGTCTATTCGACCATCCTCGCCTACCGCACCGACAAGTTCCCGTCCAACCCGCCGCAGAGCTGGGCCGATTTCTGGAACGTCGAGAAGTTCCCCGGCCGCCGGTCGCTGCGCAAGAACCCGATCGACACGCTGGAACAGGCGCTGCTGGCCGACGGCGTGCCGCTGGAGGCGCTGTATCCGCTCGATGTCGAGCGCGCCTACAAGAGCCTGGAGCGCATCCGCCCGCACATCGCCGCCTGGTGGACCGGCGGCGCCCAGTCGACCCAACTGATCCAGAGCGGCGAGGTCGACATGATCGCCCTGTGGAACGCCCGCGCCCAGGCCGCCATCGACGGCGGGGCGCCGGTGAAGATCTCGTGGAACCAGGGCCTCTATTCGATCGAGGGCTGGGGCATCCCGCGCGGCAACCCGCGCGCCGACGCCGCCCGAAAGTTCATCAAGTTCTGCGCCGACCCGCAGCGCCAGGCGATCTTCACCGAGGTGTTGGCCTACGGCCCGACCAACCTCAAGGCCTATGACAGCATTCCTAAGGAGCGCGCCCCGGCGCTACCGACTTTCCCGGGCAACCTGAAGGGCATGACCATCGCGCGGGAGGATTGGTGGGGTGCCAACCGCTCCAAGATGAGCGAGCGGTTCAACGCCTGGATCCTCGGCTGA
- a CDS encoding ABC transporter ATP-binding protein, which yields MSLSQGTAPPACKLLVDGLTKSYGSVVALQPTRLEVPAGEFLTLLGPSGSGKTTLLQMICGLVEPSGGRILIDGRDETRTPVHKRDIGLVFQHYALFPHLTVAENIGFPLRMRGVAASDLDRRVRDALDMVHLGHLGDRFPKELSGGQQQRVALARCFVYQPSVILMDEPLGALDKKLREHMQYEIKRLHRETGATIIYVTHDQEEALAMSDRICLMNHARIEQIGTPHDIYARPKTAFAADFIGVSNIFRGRVQRDEGGAPILVTGGGRFRLSAASDPAANAVMTGNAEVSLIVRPEQLDLEGEGDNEVSGEVVDTVYAGSETRVLVTLGDRSTITVRLRRGMSPPPLGDRVAVRWRSEAGVLVS from the coding sequence ATGTCCCTCTCCCAAGGAACGGCCCCTCCCGCCTGCAAGCTGCTGGTCGACGGCCTCACCAAGAGCTACGGATCGGTCGTCGCCCTGCAACCCACCCGCCTGGAGGTTCCGGCGGGCGAGTTCCTGACGCTGCTCGGCCCCTCCGGCTCGGGCAAGACCACGCTGCTGCAGATGATCTGCGGGCTGGTGGAGCCGAGCGGCGGACGCATCCTGATCGACGGCCGCGACGAGACGCGGACGCCGGTGCACAAGCGCGACATCGGGCTGGTGTTCCAGCATTACGCCCTGTTCCCCCACCTGACGGTGGCGGAGAATATCGGTTTCCCCCTGCGCATGCGGGGGGTCGCCGCATCCGACCTCGACCGCCGGGTGCGCGACGCGCTCGACATGGTGCATCTCGGCCATCTCGGCGACCGCTTCCCCAAGGAGCTGTCGGGCGGCCAGCAGCAGCGCGTGGCGCTGGCGCGCTGCTTCGTCTACCAGCCCTCGGTCATCCTGATGGACGAACCGCTGGGGGCGCTGGACAAGAAGCTGCGCGAGCACATGCAGTACGAGATCAAGCGGCTGCACCGCGAGACCGGCGCCACCATCATCTACGTCACCCATGACCAGGAAGAGGCGCTGGCGATGTCCGACCGCATCTGCCTGATGAACCATGCCCGCATCGAGCAGATCGGCACGCCGCACGACATCTACGCCCGGCCGAAGACCGCCTTCGCCGCCGACTTCATCGGCGTGTCGAACATCTTCCGCGGCCGCGTCCAGCGGGACGAGGGCGGGGCGCCGATCCTGGTGACCGGCGGCGGCCGTTTCCGCCTGTCCGCCGCATCCGATCCCGCCGCCAACGCCGTGATGACCGGCAACGCCGAGGTGTCGCTGATCGTCCGCCCGGAACAGCTCGACCTGGAGGGCGAGGGCGACAACGAGGTGTCGGGCGAGGTGGTCGACACCGTCTATGCCGGGTCGGAAACCCGCGTGCTGGTGACGCTGGGCGACCGGTCCACCATCACCGTGCGGCTGCGGCGCGGCATGTCCCCGCCGCCGCTGGGCGACCGGGTCGCCGTGCGCTGGCGCAGCGAGGCCGGGGTATTGGTGTCATGA